One genomic segment of Prosthecobacter fusiformis includes these proteins:
- the rfaE1 gene encoding D-glycero-beta-D-manno-heptose-7-phosphate kinase codes for MIASHIKSFSRARILVIGDVMLDHFIWGAVRRISPEAPVPIVEVTKETTFPGGAANVARNLSAFTSHAYLMGRVGRDSAAGELRRLLHEEGVNTDPMLESSTLPTIAKTRIIARQQHLVRVDRETIQKLSADELDEVSQGVEAMLPELDGLIIEDYGKGFITQAFVDRVLGQAKAAGKLVTVDPSPHNPLSWRGATLVKPNRLEAFAAAGIQDQRTPGPPLEDRRLLEVGEQLLDQWAVGKVLVTLGEQGMMLFQRDSAPHHIPTRAREVYDVSGAGDTAIAFLTLAMAVGLSAEAAAEIANRASGIVVGKLGTARVMEDELLQSFED; via the coding sequence GTGATCGCCTCTCACATTAAATCATTCTCCCGCGCACGCATCCTCGTCATTGGCGATGTTATGCTGGACCACTTCATCTGGGGGGCCGTTCGGCGCATTTCCCCGGAGGCACCCGTGCCGATTGTTGAAGTGACGAAGGAGACCACCTTCCCTGGTGGTGCGGCCAATGTCGCCCGCAATCTTTCTGCCTTTACCTCGCATGCTTATTTGATGGGACGCGTGGGCCGTGACAGCGCTGCGGGTGAACTGCGGCGTCTGTTGCATGAAGAAGGCGTGAATACCGATCCGATGCTGGAAAGCAGCACGCTGCCCACCATCGCGAAGACCCGCATCATCGCCCGTCAGCAGCATTTAGTCAGGGTGGATCGTGAGACAATACAGAAGCTTTCGGCTGACGAGCTGGATGAAGTTTCCCAAGGTGTTGAGGCGATGCTACCAGAGCTTGATGGCCTCATCATTGAAGATTACGGAAAAGGCTTTATCACCCAGGCTTTCGTTGACCGTGTGCTTGGCCAGGCCAAAGCCGCAGGCAAACTGGTAACGGTGGATCCTTCACCACATAATCCGTTGAGCTGGCGTGGTGCGACGCTCGTCAAACCAAACCGGCTGGAAGCCTTCGCTGCTGCGGGCATCCAAGATCAGCGCACCCCCGGCCCGCCGCTGGAAGATCGGCGTCTTCTTGAGGTGGGCGAGCAACTGCTTGACCAGTGGGCCGTCGGCAAAGTTCTAGTGACCCTTGGCGAGCAGGGGATGATGCTTTTTCAGCGCGATTCTGCGCCTCACCATATCCCCACCCGAGCCCGCGAGGTCTATGACGTCTCCGGTGCTGGGGATACGGCGATCGCCTTTTTGACACTGGCCATGGCCGTCGGCCTCAGTGCAGAGGCGGCGGCTGAAATTGCCAACCGGGCCAGCGGCATTGTGGTTGGCAAACTGGGTACGGCCCGTGTGATGGAAGACGAACTTCTGCAATCCTTCGAAGACTGA
- a CDS encoding 3-deoxy-7-phosphoheptulonate synthase yields the protein MSQSHPTDDLRVAEILPLIQPALLMHDIPLGEKEAVFVEQARRSSEAILKLKDDRLLVVVGPCSIHDRLSALEYAQLIVDARQKYAADLEILMRVYFEKPRTTVGWKGFINDPHLNESYDINTGLRSARSLLIDLAKMGVPAATEFLDVITPQYIADVVAWGAIGARTTESQVHRQLASGLSMPVGFKNGTDGSIQTALDAIQAAAGQHCFLSVTKDGVAAIVKTCGNDACHVILRGGKAGTNFDAQSIESVVSQLSTRGLPASVMVDCSHGNSLKDYRKQPGVADSLAEQMSAGSQAITGVMIESHLVEGRQDAKPGQALTYGQSITDACVNWAATETMLETLAAAVRARRAV from the coding sequence GTGAGCCAATCCCACCCTACCGATGACCTCCGCGTGGCGGAGATCCTGCCCCTGATCCAGCCAGCATTGCTGATGCATGACATTCCGCTCGGGGAGAAGGAGGCGGTCTTTGTGGAACAGGCGCGCCGTAGTTCCGAAGCCATTTTAAAACTCAAGGACGACCGTTTATTGGTCGTCGTAGGACCATGCTCAATTCATGACCGGCTGTCGGCGCTGGAATATGCACAGTTAATCGTGGATGCCCGGCAGAAATACGCGGCGGATTTGGAGATCCTGATGCGCGTTTATTTTGAAAAACCTCGCACCACTGTTGGGTGGAAAGGCTTCATCAATGACCCGCATTTGAATGAAAGCTACGACATCAACACTGGCTTGCGTAGCGCCCGCAGTCTGTTGATCGACTTGGCTAAAATGGGTGTGCCTGCGGCCACGGAATTTCTCGATGTCATCACTCCGCAATACATCGCTGACGTGGTGGCCTGGGGGGCCATCGGGGCTCGTACGACGGAGAGCCAGGTGCATCGGCAGCTCGCCTCAGGCTTGTCCATGCCAGTGGGCTTCAAAAACGGTACGGATGGTAGCATCCAGACTGCCCTGGACGCTATTCAGGCGGCCGCAGGACAGCATTGTTTCCTTTCGGTGACCAAGGACGGCGTGGCCGCTATTGTTAAAACCTGTGGCAACGATGCCTGCCATGTCATCCTACGCGGGGGCAAGGCCGGGACGAATTTCGATGCGCAGTCCATCGAATCCGTTGTCAGCCAGCTCAGCACACGCGGCCTTCCGGCCAGCGTAATGGTGGACTGCAGCCACGGTAACAGTCTCAAGGATTACCGCAAGCAACCCGGCGTGGCTGATTCACTGGCTGAGCAGATGAGCGCAGGCAGTCAGGCAATCACCGGTGTGATGATCGAAAGCCATTTGGTGGAAGGTCGCCAAGATGCCAAACCCGGTCAGGCCTTGACCTATGGGCAGAGCATCACGGATGCCTGCGTGAATTGGGCGGCCACTGAAACCATGCTGGAGACCCTGGCAGCTGCTGTGCGCGCACGGCGAGCGGTGTAA
- a CDS encoding FkbM family methyltransferase has protein sequence MPYALLSGLRQHGWKGGYLALAVFVFKRLWMPMEILPGIRLTNWREAANYLDNFVLNELRQPEVEKLIRETEGEVIEAGVNVGITTRWWLALNPAVHVIGLDMMQESLDYTGKCIGALNQSSRWHPVVGAVGDSAGQMTVTFDDPLEGTNSLDNLQGGIQRTVEVNTVDAYLQRAPLRRPLLFKLDIEGHAAAALRGASRLLQTVRWVVVEIHHEEELSQSAALLTEKGFGLRHFHGRTMWWARLD, from the coding sequence ATGCCCTACGCTCTGCTGAGTGGGCTGCGTCAGCATGGATGGAAGGGAGGCTATCTGGCCCTGGCTGTATTTGTATTCAAACGTTTATGGATGCCGATGGAGATCCTGCCAGGAATAAGGCTGACGAACTGGCGGGAGGCGGCCAATTATTTGGACAATTTTGTGCTGAATGAGCTGCGTCAACCCGAGGTGGAAAAGCTGATCCGGGAGACTGAAGGCGAGGTCATAGAAGCGGGTGTCAATGTGGGCATCACCACACGCTGGTGGCTGGCACTGAATCCTGCCGTGCATGTGATCGGGCTGGACATGATGCAGGAGTCTTTGGATTACACTGGCAAGTGTATTGGAGCATTGAACCAGTCCAGCCGCTGGCATCCTGTCGTGGGCGCTGTGGGGGATTCTGCAGGTCAGATGACCGTCACTTTTGATGATCCTCTGGAGGGCACTAACAGCTTGGACAATCTTCAAGGAGGCATTCAGAGGACAGTGGAGGTCAATACGGTGGATGCATACTTGCAGCGTGCTCCATTGCGTCGCCCACTGCTTTTTAAACTGGATATTGAGGGTCATGCCGCTGCCGCCCTGCGAGGCGCTAGCCGCCTGCTACAAACGGTGCGCTGGGTGGTGGTGGAAATTCATCACGAAGAAGAGCTTTCCCAGTCTGCGGCACTGCTGACAGAGAAGGGGTTTGGGCTGCGTCATTTTCATGGCCGCACCATGTGGTGGGCACGGCTGGACTGA
- a CDS encoding flippase: protein MILRNLSWLTVSQAVRLFTGLFVGAWLTRSLGPEKNGLLGTAMVISSLMGFAAELGLRQILIKELSVRVGDAGLVFGTAVRLMFSWGLVCFAIACGVAWWWGGAEMLIVASILCASLPLNAYLAVLSRWDAAQQAQRTARLGILANTLAALARIVCILSGADLRWAAFTLLLEVVISAVVAFGWSFKNGWAADLRLWDGKVARSLLRESLPLFLAHSGTLLLLRVDQLMIYHLRGAAEAGVYAAATRLSEIVYAVGPLMIMTFMPVLARSFQKDPFKYQRQCAWLFGGLSLLAYGSILFWWALGPWVVQVLYGDAFEQASMILFVHGIAALPYLHGELRSALLVIERKTLWSVRCAAAGLLINVLLNLWLIPRHGAVGAAWATAIAYTLVWLVASWVVPALRSIGSQQLAGLVSPFWLWRQLRQWRLLMS from the coding sequence ATGATTTTACGCAACCTTTCATGGCTCACGGTGTCTCAGGCAGTGCGTTTGTTCACAGGCTTGTTTGTGGGTGCTTGGCTGACACGAAGCCTGGGACCAGAGAAGAACGGCTTGTTAGGCACGGCCATGGTCATCAGTTCGCTGATGGGGTTTGCTGCGGAATTGGGGCTCCGCCAGATATTGATCAAAGAGTTGTCCGTTCGTGTCGGCGATGCCGGACTGGTTTTTGGGACTGCCGTGCGACTGATGTTCTCCTGGGGACTGGTTTGTTTCGCTATCGCCTGTGGAGTGGCCTGGTGGTGGGGTGGGGCGGAGATGCTAATAGTTGCCAGTATTCTATGCGCATCCTTGCCTCTGAATGCTTATCTGGCAGTGCTTTCACGGTGGGATGCAGCGCAGCAAGCGCAACGCACGGCCCGACTGGGCATCCTGGCCAATACACTGGCGGCACTGGCCCGCATCGTGTGCATCCTTTCTGGCGCGGATCTTCGTTGGGCAGCCTTCACTCTTCTTTTGGAGGTGGTCATCTCGGCAGTCGTTGCCTTTGGCTGGTCATTCAAAAATGGCTGGGCTGCGGATCTACGCCTCTGGGATGGCAAGGTCGCGCGATCCCTTTTGCGGGAATCGCTGCCTTTGTTCCTGGCCCATTCAGGCACCTTGCTTTTGCTGCGGGTGGACCAGTTGATGATCTACCATCTACGGGGAGCAGCGGAAGCAGGCGTGTATGCTGCTGCGACTCGTTTGTCTGAAATTGTTTATGCGGTGGGTCCCTTGATGATCATGACTTTCATGCCCGTCCTCGCCAGATCTTTCCAAAAGGATCCCTTTAAATACCAAAGGCAATGTGCCTGGCTGTTTGGTGGACTTAGCTTGCTGGCTTATGGGTCCATCCTGTTCTGGTGGGCTCTAGGCCCCTGGGTGGTGCAGGTTTTGTATGGAGATGCCTTTGAACAGGCCTCCATGATTCTTTTCGTTCATGGCATTGCCGCACTGCCTTATTTACATGGGGAGCTGCGTAGTGCTCTGCTGGTCATCGAAAGAAAAACGCTTTGGAGCGTCCGCTGTGCTGCGGCTGGGCTGCTCATCAATGTGCTGCTGAATCTCTGGCTCATCCCACGCCATGGTGCGGTGGGGGCCGCCTGGGCCACGGCCATCGCCTACACGCTTGTGTGGCTAGTCGCATCTTGGGTTGTGCCTGCTCTCAGATCCATTGGCAGTCAGCAATTGGCTGGTCTGGTTTCACCTTTCTGGTTGTGGAGGCAGTTGCGCCAGTGGAGGCTTCTCATGTCATGA
- a CDS encoding FkbM family methyltransferase, whose protein sequence is MMAAIALRLGRRIEDKLALMRLCACYGGISRFRGGEITLETNVPGAPRLHLRAALPDTILMVEVLMEQDYRCLRHLSFVPATILDIGANIGLGSHYMKSLFPKAQIIGFEPSPAEYRILSANYAGWDDCKALQCAIGDEDGGQIRFAVHPERTGGQHVLGDGESGDWNEILVQMRRADFLIEAGDIAIPDLVKMDIEGAEVTALKGFGDYLSKVQAFVLETHSPALHAQCIAMLTAAGHRVVNDVPRSSDARILLTEQQTNC, encoded by the coding sequence ATGATGGCTGCTATCGCTCTGCGATTGGGCCGGAGGATTGAGGACAAGCTGGCGCTCATGCGTCTGTGCGCCTGTTATGGTGGAATCAGCCGGTTTCGTGGTGGTGAGATCACTCTTGAAACCAACGTGCCAGGAGCGCCGAGACTGCATCTAAGAGCGGCCCTGCCGGATACGATTCTGATGGTGGAGGTGCTGATGGAGCAAGATTATCGTTGCCTGCGCCACCTGTCTTTCGTCCCGGCAACTATCCTGGATATCGGTGCCAACATCGGCTTGGGCAGCCATTACATGAAATCGCTTTTTCCAAAAGCGCAGATCATCGGTTTTGAACCCTCACCAGCGGAGTATAGGATACTTTCAGCCAACTATGCTGGATGGGATGACTGCAAGGCCCTTCAATGCGCCATCGGTGATGAAGACGGTGGGCAGATACGCTTTGCCGTCCATCCTGAACGCACAGGCGGTCAGCATGTTCTTGGGGATGGCGAGTCCGGCGACTGGAACGAGATTCTTGTTCAAATGCGACGGGCCGACTTTCTTATCGAAGCAGGAGACATCGCTATTCCAGACCTAGTTAAAATGGACATCGAGGGGGCTGAAGTCACGGCGTTAAAAGGCTTTGGTGATTATCTCTCCAAGGTGCAGGCCTTTGTTTTGGAAACGCATTCCCCCGCACTGCACGCGCAGTGCATCGCCATGCTCACGGCTGCTGGACATCGGGTGGTGAATGACGTGCCTCGTTCTTCTGACGCTCGTATCTTGCTGACTGAACAGCAGACTAACTGTTAA
- a CDS encoding D-sedoheptulose 7-phosphate isomerase, with the protein MSDFNSMLQSHLDGHLATLKRLDECRDILAAIGQAWVDALKAGKKVLFFGNGGSAADAQHLAAELCVRYRINRRALAGLALTTDSSVLTAHSNDYGFETVFARQVEAFAQPGDVVVGISTSGTSKNVVAGLKAAREAGCVVVSFTAEKGADCAALAHHAYCVPTPVTAYAQECHLMAGHVLCEYVEAAFKD; encoded by the coding sequence ATGTCCGATTTTAACTCCATGCTTCAAAGCCATCTCGATGGCCATCTTGCCACGCTTAAACGCCTGGATGAATGTCGGGACATTTTGGCTGCCATCGGCCAGGCTTGGGTGGATGCGTTGAAGGCCGGGAAAAAAGTCCTGTTTTTTGGCAATGGTGGCAGTGCTGCTGATGCCCAGCATCTGGCAGCGGAACTTTGCGTACGCTATCGCATCAACCGTCGTGCACTGGCAGGGCTGGCGTTGACGACTGATTCCTCAGTGCTCACCGCCCATAGCAATGACTATGGTTTTGAAACCGTCTTCGCCCGTCAGGTGGAGGCCTTTGCCCAGCCGGGTGATGTTGTCGTCGGCATCTCCACCTCAGGTACCAGTAAGAATGTTGTCGCCGGATTGAAAGCCGCACGCGAAGCAGGCTGCGTCGTGGTTTCATTCACCGCAGAAAAGGGGGCTGATTGTGCTGCTCTGGCTCATCATGCTTATTGTGTGCCAACTCCGGTAACGGCGTATGCGCAGGAATGCCACCTGATGGCTGGGCATGTGCTCTGCGAGTATGTGGAGGCGGCCTTTAAAGATTAA
- a CDS encoding glycosyltransferase family 9 protein → MKSEFLDLFHLRRIAIVRCCGLGDVAQMTPLLQQIRQDAPQAQVEVFLNANVASLLEGSPWVDKVHALPVKDFLPSPRNLFIKQLWKKVGQQGPFDALFCLDLSWSRTVHARAVPADWRVGFRTEAWKPFSPLDFTVTVPVDYPRNADHTSLWFLRLWLGSTDSEDHGFTADLRHLKDRRRSPLPGHVALVPRAGNDLVSGDLKQWPMKHWPRLAQCILAQGWTPVVMGRAGDLDMKTMPRGTLDMQGKHSVTEAARYISRCAGLIGNDSGLFHIALAVGTPAAGIFGPTAVARTGPFRASHGLSITAPLACVPCCSTQCQVAAEGRKESERPFCLSSLTPEWVCDRALKHFTHAKS, encoded by the coding sequence ATGAAATCTGAATTTCTGGACCTCTTCCATCTTCGACGCATCGCCATTGTGCGCTGTTGCGGGCTGGGCGATGTCGCCCAGATGACACCGTTGCTTCAGCAGATCCGTCAGGATGCACCGCAGGCTCAAGTGGAGGTTTTTTTGAATGCCAATGTGGCTTCATTGCTGGAAGGTTCACCCTGGGTGGATAAGGTTCACGCATTACCCGTCAAAGATTTTCTGCCCTCTCCAAGGAATCTGTTCATCAAGCAGCTTTGGAAAAAAGTCGGTCAGCAGGGACCATTCGATGCCCTCTTTTGCCTGGACCTTTCGTGGTCGCGAACGGTACATGCGCGGGCTGTTCCGGCAGACTGGCGCGTGGGTTTCCGTACCGAGGCTTGGAAGCCCTTCAGTCCTTTGGATTTCACGGTGACCGTCCCAGTGGATTATCCACGAAACGCGGACCATACGTCGCTCTGGTTTTTACGTTTGTGGTTAGGCTCCACAGACTCTGAAGACCATGGCTTCACGGCGGATCTGCGCCATCTGAAAGACCGGCGTCGCTCCCCCTTGCCCGGTCATGTGGCCCTGGTGCCGCGTGCAGGAAATGATCTGGTATCGGGAGATCTCAAACAATGGCCCATGAAGCATTGGCCGAGGTTGGCGCAATGCATCCTCGCACAAGGCTGGACGCCCGTCGTGATGGGCCGGGCAGGGGATCTTGATATGAAGACAATGCCCCGTGGCACGTTGGATATGCAGGGTAAACACAGTGTCACGGAGGCTGCCCGTTATATTTCTAGATGTGCGGGTTTGATCGGAAATGACTCGGGGTTATTCCACATCGCGCTGGCGGTTGGCACTCCTGCTGCCGGGATTTTTGGGCCTACTGCGGTGGCGCGGACAGGACCGTTTCGTGCTTCTCACGGTCTGTCCATCACGGCACCACTGGCCTGTGTCCCTTGCTGCTCAACCCAGTGCCAGGTGGCGGCCGAAGGACGAAAGGAAAGTGAACGTCCCTTCTGCCTGTCCAGCTTGACTCCTGAATGGGTGTGTGATCGCGCACTCAAACATTTTACCCATGCAAAATCATGA